CTAAATTTACCGCACTAATGCTGATTTTTGAATGAAAATAAGGGTTGTAAAAACGGCCTCTATGGCAAGGGGCTGTTCAAGTAGTTCGTTACGAGAATAACAAGAGGAAAGTAATACAACACATGGGTTCTGCACATACAGCGGATGAATTTGTTGAGTTAATGAAAATGGCAGAGGAGTGGATAAAATTCCACGATGCAAACTTCAATTTTTCCGGATGAAAATCCCAACAAATTGTTGCATCTTAATCACAGCACTTTTGTTGGCATCAAATACCATTTTTTTCAAACAAATTAGAGCGATACAGACACTCTTAAACTAAATGATTTTCCCTCGTTGTTAAATGATTTGGTTACCATTAGAATATTTGAACCGGCATCCAAACTTCGTTCCTTAGAGTTGATCAAACTGTTCTTTGGTATCAGCCATAGTCGCAAGACATATTACAAGATTGCCCCAGAGTGCATCAACTTGAAGAAAAAGTAGAAAAAAAGTTGTTGACTTCGCTAGAAGGTATTACTCATTCAACTATGACATTCTGTTTTATGATGTAACCACACTTTATTTTGAGACATTTAAAGAAGATGAGTTGCGAATGAATGGCTTTTCAAAAGACAACAAATCTCAACAGCCTCAGATACTCATTGCGCTGATGGTGAGTAAAGAGGGTTTTCCCGTGTCGTATGAAGTGTTTTCGGGTAATACTTTTGAAGGTCACACAATCATCCCGGTTATTAATGATTTTATTAAAAGAAATGGTGTACAAAACTTCACCGTTGTAGCAGATGCTGCAATGATCAGTTCAGAAAATGTACAAC
This genomic window from Crocinitomicaceae bacterium contains:
- a CDS encoding IS1634 family transposase gives rise to the protein MLFYDVTTLYFETFKEDELRMNGFSKDNKSQQPQILIALMVSKEGFPVSYEVFSGNTFEGHTIIPVINDFIKRNGVQNFTVVADAAMISSENVQQLIQNNINYIVGQDSQTSPQLCSTPLTKISTEKTEKSIRIKTDNGYLICSYSDVRYRKDKHEMENK